CGAGAATACATCGGGatgacagacaaaaattttgtTCAACACACTCACAAATGTATGCGGATGagtcacgcacactaagacatacCCGACCTCATTGCAAATGCCAACGAACTCTTGtttcttttaaagttttattttactatctTTAATTATCTGTGCCCTTTTCATAACTATacgaaacataaatataacatttaaaaaaaaagtacgtaAACCTAGAACGAATCTGTATTGTACGTCAAATCATTGCCGCCATTTTGAAATTTCGTAAAATACCTGATATTTTGACTTCACCGTTTTATCGAAACATTTCCGTCGATTTCTTACTTATTTGCAAGGGCTATCGAATGGTATAaaggtaagtggtaaccaccacccatagacagtggcgctgtaagaaatggtAACCTCCAACCATGAGAGTAATGATGTTTTGACCTTTATTACAATAGCGAGTATTACTGTTTTGCGGTAGATTATTTAAGGTTAATACCCAAAGGAAATTATACAAGCCGTTTAATGGAGTTcagttttaatatcaattatccACGAGatcttaaaactaattaattagaaatagaTGACAGACATTGGCAATGTGAGATGGATCGGTCTTTCCTTGAACTACCAATTGGTTGGCAATGGTAGACATATTTGTGAATGGTTTTGCACCATGTATCACAAAATGGTAGGcatttgaaattattgtaatttaatgtctgtaaatatatacttggtggtagggctttgtgcaagcccgtctgggtaggtaccaaccactcatcagttattctaccgccaaataacagtactcagtattgttgtgttccggtctgaagggtgagtgagccagtgtaactacaggcacaagggacacaacgatgtaaggaatagttaatatttcttacagcttcattgtctatgggcgatggtggccacttaccatcaggtggcccatatgctcgtccgccaacctataccatttaaaaaaaaagaaaaagaaatatatggCATCATATCACGCTGATACACTAATTTGTGGACATACATATGTTAATCACTTGATTACAGGGTACCAATAATGTATTCTACCTAATAAAagcattattaaaagtattaggTTCGATTTTAAGGGGCTTGACAGggtaacaggcacaaggtacaatACGTCTTCGGTCCCAACGTTGGCGGCACATTGGCgttcaaatttataacattaccaATGTCTAAAAGCTGTTTTCCCTCACGTGGCCCTTTTGGCAGTTCATACTATTTCACGAAACATACATTCCTTGAAGATTTTAAATACATCCAAATCAACTAAACCTCAGCTATGGTCAAACCTACACTTGTCCTCAAACTAACACGCGTTAATTTgacaaataacattttgttgCCAATACAGTTTGTGTTCTcagtatttgtttaattttaaatcgtgtgccattattataaatgaatataaacagATGATCACTTACCGATTTTATGAAGTCATAATCCTTAATATCCAGGATCTTCCTTCTGGATGACGGAGTTTCAGGACTAGAATCCTCAGTTGACTCGCTGATAGTACTTTCGGTGCTCGTCTCCATGGATTTGATACCATCATCTTTGTCTTCAGTTTCGCTCTTTTCCGTTCTCTTCTTGAGATAGTTCTCGTGTTCAAATGTCTTATTTTCGAAACCAGTTCCACTCGGCGATTCGATGTCATTGTCCAGGATAGATCGTTCTTCTTCTGAATCGAtatatttaatcgattttttacTTTCCTTACTCTTTAAACTATCATCATTTATCTGATCAGCATTCTTTTTAGGCGTCGCTCCGGAAGCTACCGGTTGAGATATCTGGATGTATGACGCGAAATTTGTTGTATGTTTAGGTGTTTTCGTTTGCTTTTCTATATCACTTTTAATATCTTTTAGTTTAACCTCTGGACTTTTACTTATCTTTCTACGTTCGGCGAGATCTAAATCGCCGTTTTCAACTTGTATGACAGTCGACTTTTCTAGAATCTTCCCTATCGGATTATTCGGATCCAGCTGACTCTTGATGTTAGCTGTTAGTTTCGAGGTTAGCGACGTTGTCATATTATTACTCTTATCTACCGAAGGCTTAGCTAAGGAAACTGGTTCGGATATAGTCTTACTAAGAGTCAGATCTGAATTAGAACTAGATCTAGATTTGGGAGAACCTACATCCCATCTGTGTGTAACGCCATTCTTCTCAGCGTATGGCAAGTGAACGGGCACTGGTTGATCatcttttgaattaattttcgtGTAACCAGTCGATCCATTTTCACATTCCTTCAACTGATTTAGATAATGTTCCATTGTTTTGGAAGAATATCTTGTATCGTTCGCGGGCAACTTTGTAACGGTCATTTTTGGGTCGAATCGTTTCCGTATTTCGGATACGGAAGGCACCTCATTACCATTACTGTCTTTAACACCATTACTCATAGAGTTCCTTTTGCTGTAGCTAGTTGTTGGCGAGCTATCCTTATATCTTCTGCTTTCGGGTTTCTGGTTGTGTTGAAAATTTTTACTTAGCGATAATGGAAAAAAAAGACTCATGGGTATAGCGCAATGTGATTGTGTGTTAGTTCTAACAAATCCGCACATGCCTTGAAATTTTTCGGATCGCTGCTACGATGCTATTAAAAGGGGCCGAACGAAAGGCGCTATCACTTTCAAAGATTACTTTCAAAATGCGAACAGTCTGATAAGAGCATCAACTTCGCGATTTGACGATCAAATATTCGGAAATTTTGGAACTTGCTATCGAAAAGTGATTGACTTTTGATTTTTATGACGAAAATTTTGAAATCAACATAACGACTTTCGAACGGCGCGTGATTGTATTTGAAGCTGTTTCAGATGACTCGTTTAGTGCGATGGTTAAGAACATGAACACACAACACACGCGCACACGGCGTTGTTTACCTGTGGGATTGCTTTCTCTATGTAAATTAGTTTTGgaaattttacaaaagaaataaaattaaaattagacgGGATATATCACAGGgcgtataattatatgtatggcGTATGTTAACAATgccttgtatataaatatatatatggagaCAAGGTGAAACAATGGATCATTATAtccatattatataagaaatagatTTCAGTTATAAATACATTGGAACAATCATAGAAAACGAGAATACCAaccatttatttcataaatatacttCTTAGCTGGCAAacagtcattttaatattactattttatttgaaaagttaCATTAATCTACAAATCCTTGGGCTAAGATaatgacagattaaaaaaatatcccataGATAAACAAGCCAATATTGACATGTTtttgtgaatttaaaaatggaatagcAACGCCATCTTGACAAACGGTTACGAGAATCTTATTTCGAattcaatatcaataatttaacaaCAGATGGCGttgctaattaaattaaaataaaagtcagAATTACCTCGGATATAGTAGCCGCCGAGTTCCTGGGCTTTCTTGATCTGCAGTCCGAGGCCGGTGGCCTACCGATGTCATTCGATATAGACTTAGATCTTGAGATTTCCCCATAATTATTCTGACTTTGTTGCTGTATTCTCTGAGTTAAGGGCACATAGTTCGCTGGCGAGTACTTATTGTACAATTCCGCTGTTGACATAGTCAAAGCGGCTGTATTGATGATATTCCGCTTGCCACGATTAAGATCTGATGTCCTGGAGCTTTCGCTCCTCGTTGTCGAGACATCCCTCGACCTGGATTCACTTCGTTCCGACCTGTAACGGCTCGAGATGCCACTATCCGAGTCCGTTACACTCGGCGCTCTAGAGCTTCGAGAATATTCCACAAGTGACGTCTTCCTTTCCCTTTTCCCATCGACGTCGCTGAACCGCGACCTGTATTCCGTCGTCCTGTCTCCATAACTGCTTCTCAGTGTCGAAGTGACGTATGTCCCGCTGCTGCTTCTGTAGTACGGCTTGTCTATGCTCGATGATGACGTCAAGGTCGAGCGATACGAGCCAGTCAGGGTGGAGGAGGTGGGCGTGTATCTGGATGGTGAAACTACAGGCATTGTTCTGATTATCTTAGTTCGACTTCAGTCTGGCCGGGCGCCTTctttgcatttttattattacctataacaaaataaacattcatataaaatttcaacttAAACTTACTACAAGGTTATGTTTCATTAACGTAGGAGTAGAGTGTAATTCGTCAACCGGTATACAGACAGTATACTGGCCTAAAGAAATCCACATTGGATTATAGTTTAAGGGTTATGTGCAAGCCCTGTGTGTAGATAAAAATTACTCATGAGATATTTTACGGTCATACAGCCATACTTTGCATTATTATGCCCCGGttttaaagagtgagtgagccagtgtaactacacgtcCAACGGATATGACAACTTAGTTCTCagggttggtagcgcattgccGATGTATGAAAGATTTAATATTCCTAATATTATAGGGGGATAGTGACCACCTTCCATCAGGTAACTACAGACTAATAACTGTACTGTACGAAGGTATGTCCTTTGGCCCCTACTAAAAGGGTGCGTATATGTGGTTATCGTTCGATGGTATAAAATGGATTTAGTATGTGCACTCCGATCAGTCAATAGGATAGTTGGAAAGATATttacatcattaaaaaaaaacaacaacagctgctaccgatttaaaataaaaataatcgtgtAATAACTATTCTGatcacaatacaaataattactcGAACATAACAGCAATTATAttctacaatttatattaattttaataagctattttaagcattttaatgtactattgaaaataaaatggcaacactaaatttaattgtgtataaataatcttatgtCGTCATAACGTGACAAAGGTGTAAATTTTGACAAActtactaatatcataaatgctaAGTTTGTTACATAATCATGAAAGAGGTTATATAGCATGGAACGTAATTATAAGTCATTCCTAAAAttctaactaaaataaatttacgcgAAACAAACACAGGTGATATCTATTTGTTATATGATTTgttgtattcaattaataaataaattgttaaataataatattaacactagttttaattatgaaataatatcaaccatttttttttatctaagtatatttttgagaaaaaatatttttaaatttaaaaagcatttcttttttttttaatattcaacttaacaacaaaacattaataatctATGGTTATGAAATAGCTGTACAAACATTAAAcatgtttttgaaaatatatatatgttattgtttcgtaaaaaaaaaattattatctgtatttattttatgatttaataaagtGTTTACCGTATTCTTACGCTACTGCACGTCTTGGGACTCGTCCTATTTTATAATGCCTCCGGGGTCCGAGCTACGTcaattcacttttatttttccCGCGTAATtatgactttttaatataatctgtcTTTTGTTGagaaatacaaaagaaaacCGTGATATACATAAGTTTCTCTCTTTTTAATTgcagacttaaaaaaaaaaaacacaaaacgaATGTCGCAGACATAGAAAATATAAGGTTAGGTTATGGTAAAGTTCATTGGGTTCCcggcaatgatgttctagtaaacagatatgtcattaacgcgcaaaaagtgaagactagaaaacgtcctaattgggacgtttgcctttagtcgttttcatcataattatgccagtaatacgttataatacatcataattatgtagtaatacgttttgcgtaattaaaacatctagttatcccttttacttattgtttttatcaagctatcctttttacttgtaacgaaatgtaaaataaacggtccccggcgcggcacacttttttctgttgtttagtatgggtataacatatctgtttattagaatatcattgaataaCCCGTAAATGTACCGCTGCAGAtcaaaaacattcaaaattgTTCGAAGATTCGTTTTCTCGAAATTTCGACGATgctcaattgtttttttttacgtgTTTACAGATTAATTCGCCAATGTCATGTGTGATAAATTATACACGAAGATTGAACGGTAGAGGTTAcaagcttaatttaattttgagacCAACATTTTACGAGCGAGTGTTAATTTTTGTATACCAATGACAATTAGCAATgttctacttgaataaatcgATTctgagttatttattttataataattatattcacaaactatataaaattataaacaatataatatctttgaatttatttttattttggtttactatttattacacTATTGAAAACTGTAAAATATGTCAGCTAaacttttacataatattctttaaggattaaaacatttcaatatttgaaataaagactttgttttataactgcttaacattttataatatagttgtaTACAACACAAAAAAACATGGTTGTTCAGTGTTAAtaacacatgaatattaattGAAAGAAATCACCAATTTTTCCATACAAATATTGTATCGGAAAACTCAGTGGAATAAGTAAGGACATgttaatcgtaataattaaagatattaattgTCCTTATGCACAAATTAATAACCCTCAATGactaatatcaataattttaaaatatttgttatactcTATATTTCACAAACACTGCAATTTTTATCAGGCgatatgacaaaaaaaacataGCTGTTTGATATTCGACGAATTGTTTAGACATACAAACTTTGAATAACTTAATGCGACATTATCAAGAGATATACAATATACCCAATAAGAAATAATTCAATCCCGATATGAAATTACTGTActgtagctgagatggcccagtggttagaatgcgtgcatcttaaccaatgattgcagtttcaaacccaggcaagtaccactatatatatgtgcttaatttgtgtttataattttctttccgaactggtggtagtgtttcaattgaccatcaataagaaagtgtaatgcttctatattgaataaagttatttgagtttgagtttaaattcatctcatgctcggcggtgaaggaaatcatcgtgaggaaacctgcatgtgtctaatttcatcgaaattctgccacaggtgcattccaacaacccgcattggaacagtgtggtggaatatgttccaaaccctctccttaacggaagaggaaatttacagactgttacttttttatgaaattactaTCCATCCCACATTCTATTTCTATTAGCCAGTAGACCAATATGATAAAGTTTaatgacattaaatattaaatgtaaactaaTTACTGCTAATAAatgaagatttttatttgtactgcCTGAAAAATTCTATCAAATccatgtatataaaacatatactaGCCAGTGCAGCCAGTTTTAgagagtatataatatttaaataaaactagttataacggattttgatcgcgtatattaattattttgggatgtccaaaatagtatataatatttttatgctatgtaCAAGCCACTGCAATGTTACAATGGAgaatttcatttgtaataattataatttcatcaattttatattgtttggcTCTGAAAAGATTCGTTTATTAGTGTTATTTTAGATAGTAAAGAACATATTCTTAACATATGCCGACACAGCACTTAAACCAAAAccatacattttttatgatacagataaaaaaaaatcattgtaaatactttatagggttaaattctttaattaccattttaaagaatattacatatttacaataattagagTAAGGCTACTACTGTTTTCTAAATATGAATCATAACaattacgaatatatttttttttaataaagtaactaAACTAACTGTACTATATAGGCTATTGTTATTAATCATTCTGAAACAATTtaggtaattttaaattgtctatAATTGGTGTAATTGATACAACAAAGAGTTAAACAGCCATATGTGGGCAATTTTTAGTTCTACTATCTCTTTCACACATCTGACAAattcgaacattttttttattactgtcaCCAACTGCAACATTGTTTTGGCAGTATGGAACTGGGCtttcgtttttcttttatttttttgaacgatcaaatagaaaaaaaaaaattgaattttcggAATGTAAGGAACAGGGTAATGTTTACTATGGCGATAATCGGTTCTGTGTCAAGGTCGCTTGTCTGTCATTGATCCGGGCCTTTTGTATTCGtttcgtataaaattaaatcccGAAGCAACGGTATTGTGCGTAGTTTGATTTACTATGAAATATACGCGAAACGTTCGCTGTAATCGGACACCTCGATATCTCAAGGCCACGAGGGTCTAACCGCACGATCACGGACAAAAAAGCCTTACACTTTCACGCCACTCACCAGAGCTCCCGTTCGCGAATTCACCAAACACACCGAAAATACATTCCTTGTTATATTTTTAGCGACTCCAAATAAGATTTTGCATGACACACGGCTCGCTCCAATTCGATCAGATACactctaattattattttttctcataAAC
This Vanessa cardui chromosome 29, ilVanCard2.1, whole genome shotgun sequence DNA region includes the following protein-coding sequences:
- the LOC124541894 gene encoding ubiquitin carboxyl-terminal hydrolase 24-like yields the protein MPVVSPSRYTPTSSTLTGSYRSTLTSSSSIDKPYYRSSSGTYVTSTLRSSYGDRTTEYRSRFSDVDGKRERKTSLVEYSRSSRAPSVTDSDSGISSRYRSERSESRSRDVSTTRSESSRTSDLNRGKRNIINTAALTMSTAELYNKYSPANYVPLTQRIQQQSQNNYGEISRSKSISNDIGRPPASDCRSRKPRNSAATISEKPESRRYKDSSPTTSYSKRNSMSNGVKDSNGNEVPSVSEIRKRFDPKMTVTKLPANDTRYSSKTMEHYLNQLKECENGSTGYTKINSKDDQPVPVHLPYAEKNGVTHRWDVGSPKSRSSSNSDLTLSKTISEPVSLAKPSVDKSNNMTTSLTSKLTANIKSQLDPNNPIGKILEKSTVIQVENGDLDLAERRKISKSPEVKLKDIKSDIEKQTKTPKHTTNFASYIQISQPVASGATPKKNADQINDDSLKSKESKKSIKYIDSEEERSILDNDIESPSGTGFENKTFEHENYLKKRTEKSETEDKDDGIKSMETSTESTISESTEDSSPETPSSRRKILDIKDYDFIKSELAGGKSGPSGFRRSSERTDVSERSEKQSSHSSGLNGLRNIGNTCFMNSVLQCLSNTRPLLEYLTEEKYSSDINTTLSCMKGALIKAFASVIKELWRSGERDSVVNTTSLKSQVQRFAPRFMGYSQQDAQEFLRYLLEGLHEDVNRVTVKPKPILTEIDDNLSDSAKALEAWSRYLRMEDSRVGDIFVGQLKSTLRCTHCHHDSVTFDPFWDLSLPIPSRTGNLKLQQCLQHFVREEELDGDEKPTCSKCGVRRKCLKWFTVQKFPQVLVLHLKRFSPTERFRGKLSVVVEFPLSGLDMSPFAAAPTHATYNLYAVSNHSGTTYSGHYTAYCKHPYNGDWHEYNDSRVSTISARDVVSPEAYVLFYELVPRA